One Ignavibacteriota bacterium DNA segment encodes these proteins:
- a CDS encoding acyl-CoA thioesterase, translating to MDPRPVAASQVTTTQLVLPNDTNQLGNLLGGTLMHWIDIVAAIAAQRHAGRVCVTASVDELAFHYSVRLGEVVTLEASVNRAFRTSMEIGVRVTAHGNASAPTRHANTAYLTFVAIDEAGHPVPVPPVVPGTPEETRRYEQALSRRENRLARRRTEQE from the coding sequence ATGGACCCCCGGCCGGTTGCGGCGTCACAGGTGACCACCACCCAGCTGGTTCTCCCGAATGATACGAACCAGCTCGGGAACCTTCTTGGCGGCACGCTCATGCATTGGATCGACATCGTTGCGGCCATTGCAGCGCAGCGTCATGCCGGCCGCGTGTGCGTCACCGCCTCGGTCGATGAACTTGCCTTCCATTACTCTGTGCGCCTCGGGGAGGTCGTCACCCTCGAGGCTTCCGTGAACCGCGCCTTCCGTACATCCATGGAGATCGGGGTCCGCGTCACCGCGCACGGAAACGCTTCCGCGCCCACGCGTCATGCGAACACCGCCTATCTCACATTCGTGGCGATCGACGAGGCCGGGCATCCGGTCCCGGTCCCACCCGTCGTGCCCGGCACTCCCGAAGAAACGCGCCGCTACGAGCAGGCCCTCTCCCGCCGGGAGAACCGTCTCGCCCGGCGGCGGACGGAACAGGAGTAG
- the bamD gene encoding outer membrane protein assembly factor BamD — MVVRSWIVACAAALVLAGCGGGEVTRVMSVEDRFAHAKELFEKGSHLDAVNEFTVITLQYQGSAFAADAQFYLGECRFAREEYLLAAFEYSVVKRNYPASPRVADAQYKLGVCYYSLSPRSSLDQQYTRRALDELQSFVEYYPSHEKAVDAEGKIKDLTVRLAKKQYETAKLYRTMEYYRAALYYYDDVIEKYHDTEYAPLSSIDKVELLMSRKRYTDAATEAKRFLERYPNSVLRGRMESLKKDIDEELLSRQPASASGGKGGTL, encoded by the coding sequence ATGGTAGTCCGGAGTTGGATCGTAGCCTGTGCTGCAGCGCTTGTACTCGCCGGGTGTGGCGGCGGTGAGGTGACCAGGGTGATGTCGGTGGAAGACCGGTTCGCCCACGCGAAGGAGCTCTTTGAGAAGGGAAGCCACCTCGACGCGGTCAATGAGTTCACGGTGATCACCCTCCAGTACCAGGGGAGCGCTTTCGCCGCCGATGCGCAGTTCTATCTCGGCGAGTGCCGCTTTGCGCGGGAGGAATACCTGCTCGCGGCATTCGAATATTCGGTCGTGAAGCGCAACTATCCGGCAAGCCCGCGGGTGGCCGATGCGCAGTATAAGCTGGGCGTGTGTTATTACTCGTTGTCCCCACGCTCATCGTTGGACCAGCAGTACACGCGTCGTGCCCTCGACGAACTGCAGAGCTTCGTTGAGTACTATCCGTCGCATGAGAAGGCGGTGGATGCAGAAGGGAAGATCAAGGACCTCACCGTCCGGCTGGCAAAGAAGCAGTATGAGACCGCGAAGCTCTATCGTACGATGGAGTACTACCGGGCGGCATTGTATTACTACGATGACGTGATCGAGAAGTACCACGACACGGAATACGCCCCGCTCTCGTCGATCGACAAGGTGGAGCTGCTGATGAGCAGAAAGCGCTACACCGATGCCGCCACCGAAGCAAAGCGTTTCCTGGAACGATATCCCAATTCGGTTCTGCGCGGACGCATGGAATCCCTGAAGAAGGACATCGACGAAGAATTGCTGTCCCGTCAACCTGCTTCCGCCTCGGGAGGCAAGGGAGGAACGCTCTGA